In Accipiter gentilis chromosome 18, bAccGen1.1, whole genome shotgun sequence, the following are encoded in one genomic region:
- the RERGL gene encoding ras-related and estrogen-regulated growth inhibitor-like protein isoform X2 has translation MAKQDLNFHIPECIYTKHLCLDGRQIHLEIYDPCSQPQRGKLSLTDELHWADGFIIVYDISDRASFAFAKALLYRIRESHIGACKKMVESSVFLVGNKQDLCHMREVGWDEGQKLAIDNKCQFYELSAAEHYQEVVAMFMKVLRNITSNFKAKEKRRPSGSKSMAKLINNVFGKRRKSV, from the exons AATGCATCTACACTAAACACTTATGCCTGGATGGGAGGCAGATACACTTGGAAATTTATGACCCTTGTTCACAG CCACAGCGGGGGAAGCTTTCCCTCACAGATGAGCTCCACTGGGCTGATGGATTTATCATTGTTTACGACATCAGTGACAGAGCATCATTTGCATTTGCTAAAGCATTGCTGTACAGGATCCGAGAGTCTCACATAGGAGCTTGTAAAAA aatggTCGAGTCGTCAGTATTTTTGGTTGGTAATAAACAGGATTTATGCCACATGAGGGAAGTTGGCTGGGATGAAGGACAGAAGCTCGCAATAGATAACAAGTGCCAATTCTATGAACTGTCTGCAGCAGAACATTATCAGGAAGTTGTGGCGATGTTCATGAAAGTCCTGAGGAATATCACCTCAAATTTCAAAGCGAAGGAAAAGAGACGACCAAGTGGATCAAAGTCAATGGCCAAGTTAATCAACAATGTgtttggaaagagaaggaaatctgtGTAA